The following proteins are encoded in a genomic region of Saccharopolyspora antimicrobica:
- the cofC gene encoding 2-phospho-L-lactate guanylyltransferase gives MHLVVPIKPLHLAKSRLLGEGARRPEAHAELVMAVALDTVAAARRADGVAGIVVVTSDPALTAEFTAEGVEVLADLPAAGLNAALRHGDAALRARVARVGALQADLPALRPDDLGAAIRAAGADRSFCPDHHGTGTTLLLAEPGRPLDPRFGSGSADAHAGSGAKPLVGPWDSLRCDVDTEADLRAATALGLGPRTKAAIA, from the coding sequence GTGCACCTCGTCGTGCCGATCAAACCGCTGCACCTGGCCAAGTCGCGGCTGCTCGGCGAGGGTGCGCGCCGGCCGGAAGCGCACGCGGAGCTGGTCATGGCCGTGGCGTTGGACACAGTGGCCGCCGCGCGCCGCGCCGACGGAGTGGCCGGTATCGTCGTGGTCACCTCCGATCCGGCGCTGACCGCGGAGTTCACCGCCGAGGGCGTGGAAGTGCTCGCGGACCTGCCCGCCGCCGGGCTCAACGCGGCGCTGCGGCACGGCGACGCCGCGCTCCGGGCGCGGGTGGCCAGGGTCGGGGCGCTGCAAGCGGATCTGCCCGCGCTCCGGCCGGACGACCTGGGGGCGGCGATCCGCGCAGCAGGGGCGGATCGCTCGTTCTGCCCGGACCACCACGGCACCGGCACGACGCTGTTGCTGGCCGAGCCAGGGCGCCCGCTCGATCCGCGCTTCGGCTCCGGTTCGGCCGACGCGCACGCCGGATCCGGCGCGAAACCGCTCGTCGGTCCGTGGGACTCGCTGCGCTGCGACGTCGATACGGAAGCCGACCTGCGCGCCGCCACCGCCCTCGGTCTCGGCCCGCGCACCAAGGCCGCGATCGCCTAG
- a CDS encoding lysophospholipid acyltransferase family protein — protein MAEPKSLRRQRRQSSEKARGMGKFWLGLARAVFYPLTGALARTEVRGLENIPAEGPALLVLNHVSHLDPVFDAVTVHRAARVPRFLAKHTLWNVPVLKSVLVGVEQIPVYRGTADAQKSLREAHQALGRGKTIVIYPDGTITKDPDGWPMTPKVGVARLALAHDIPVIPAARWGTKDVYDHYKKRFRPFPRKTVKFAFGEPLDLSAYRGMEHDGHALREVTHLAMNRVRDLLGEIRGEEPPAEFYSSARKKRGDDGAA, from the coding sequence GTGGCGGAACCGAAGAGCCTCCGGCGCCAGCGGAGGCAGAGCAGCGAGAAGGCGCGGGGCATGGGCAAGTTCTGGCTCGGCCTGGCGCGCGCGGTGTTCTACCCGCTGACCGGCGCGCTGGCCCGCACCGAGGTGCGCGGCCTGGAGAACATCCCGGCCGAGGGCCCGGCGCTGCTGGTGCTCAACCACGTCTCCCACCTGGACCCGGTGTTCGACGCGGTCACCGTGCACCGTGCAGCGCGGGTGCCGCGCTTCCTGGCCAAGCACACCCTGTGGAACGTCCCGGTGCTCAAGAGCGTGCTGGTCGGCGTGGAGCAGATCCCGGTCTACCGCGGGACCGCGGACGCGCAGAAGAGCCTGCGGGAGGCGCACCAGGCGCTGGGGCGCGGCAAGACGATCGTGATCTACCCGGACGGCACCATCACCAAGGATCCCGACGGCTGGCCGATGACGCCGAAGGTCGGGGTGGCCCGGCTGGCGCTGGCCCACGACATCCCGGTGATCCCGGCGGCCCGCTGGGGCACCAAGGACGTCTACGACCACTACAAGAAGCGCTTCCGCCCGTTCCCGCGCAAGACGGTGAAGTTCGCCTTCGGCGAGCCGCTGGACCTGTCGGCCTACCGCGGCATGGAGCACGACGGGCACGCGCTGCGCGAGGTCACCCACCTGGCCATGAACCGGGTGCGGGACCTGCTCGGCGAGATCCGCGGCGAGGAACCGCCCGCCGAGTTCTACAGCTCCGCGCGCAAGAAGCGTGGTGACGATGGCGCGGCCTGA
- a CDS encoding NAD(P)H-dependent glycerol-3-phosphate dehydrogenase: MARPERIAVLGAGSWGTTFAKVLADAGSDVVLWARRAEVAEAINESRCNAGYLPGVRLPESLRATDDAAAAVHDADVVVLAVPSQTLRENLAGWQPLLPADATLVSLAKGVELSTLKRMSEVIGEVADVPMEQVAVVSGPNLAKEIAAEQPTATVVACADHDRAIALQHACFTPYFRPYTNTDLIGIEIAGACKNVIALACGMAVGLGFGHNTMSSLITRGLAETTRLGVALGADQMTFAGLAGLGDLVATCMSPLSRNRTFGERLGRGETLAQAQEAAHGQVSEGVKSCSSIRQLAARHGVEMPITDVVHRVCHEGLQPGPAAAELLGRERKPE, translated from the coding sequence ATGGCGCGGCCTGAGCGGATCGCGGTCCTCGGCGCGGGCTCCTGGGGCACCACCTTCGCCAAGGTCCTCGCCGACGCGGGCAGCGACGTCGTCCTGTGGGCGCGCCGCGCGGAGGTCGCCGAGGCGATCAACGAATCCCGCTGCAACGCCGGGTACCTGCCCGGCGTCCGCCTGCCGGAGTCGTTGCGGGCCACCGATGACGCGGCCGCCGCGGTGCACGACGCCGACGTGGTGGTGCTGGCGGTGCCGAGCCAGACGCTGCGCGAGAACCTCGCGGGCTGGCAGCCGCTGCTGCCCGCGGACGCGACGCTGGTGAGTCTCGCCAAGGGCGTCGAGCTGAGCACCCTGAAGCGGATGAGCGAGGTCATCGGCGAGGTCGCGGACGTGCCGATGGAGCAGGTCGCGGTGGTGTCCGGGCCGAACCTGGCCAAGGAGATCGCCGCCGAGCAGCCGACGGCGACCGTGGTGGCCTGCGCCGACCACGACCGCGCGATCGCCCTGCAGCACGCCTGCTTCACGCCGTACTTCCGGCCGTACACCAACACCGATTTGATCGGCATCGAGATCGCCGGCGCGTGCAAGAACGTGATCGCGCTGGCCTGCGGGATGGCGGTCGGCCTCGGTTTCGGGCACAACACGATGTCCTCGCTGATCACCCGCGGCCTGGCCGAGACGACGCGGCTGGGCGTCGCGCTCGGGGCCGACCAGATGACGTTCGCCGGGCTGGCCGGGCTGGGCGATCTGGTCGCCACCTGCATGTCGCCGCTGTCGCGCAACCGGACCTTCGGCGAACGGCTCGGGCGCGGCGAGACCCTGGCGCAAGCCCAGGAAGCGGCGCACGGCCAGGTCTCCGAGGGCGTGAAGTCCTGCTCGTCGATCCGCCAGCTCGCCGCCCGGCACGGCGTGGAGATGCCGATCACCGACGTGGTGCACCGCGTCTGCCACGAAGGGCTCCAGCCTGGCCCGGCGGCGGCGGAACTCCTCGGCCGCGAGCGCAAACCGGAGTAG